The following proteins come from a genomic window of Dreissena polymorpha isolate Duluth1 chromosome 1, UMN_Dpol_1.0, whole genome shotgun sequence:
- the LOC127845958 gene encoding uncharacterized protein LOC127845958 produces the protein MILHAVRARLMIKRPTVASSQTGRWRKRRSSAVRTLVAETLVLAKTHGYVEKIEDELERELQRDIRDPPEEKFHRWRRKGDAIFKSKHVLLAVVIMCIADCALVLGELALDLYKVKATLDDSDKLTNETERFLSEIVMYHPILSNRSVSDIYSMLLDARIIWPIRTNNSTEDDDLTDIPIDFVCPDEHSSINVSNIWIREQLVRKINNSSFVAENVDSFPHLKTNLELIGNIAKIFHYCSITLLTIILIETICKAICAGRSFFHRKIEVFDASVVLISFLLDFSFLMFLPNIDTKDFVFILAILLPWRVIRVVDSLIVSVKDHEHFRLKLVYKRKKKIQGNLRDTEVMLQKYMTQVTALQRLCIEEGIDEWKVDMYLKNEELSLPTTPAKRKLKFKFDDSICNMQNHNRGPRCSLPVLDFHGLKLPSRPRFTLPGVAQTIKHHISKNLPGTRRASLAAMELHATSYSSGDLCRRKFASDDLCTMHEEESENEDSPELSRATSESGDVVSRVSVYDSITSDGIFGHSVSKNRIDAGSSESTDEESDTMAKFKEKAKRRNSESTIDKNKVSVNFNEFKNVKNFKTHDAKTLTSPQTSVNGYSVSDLKSKCDRQNVIDTMVCETIVSIVNETDTHCSTELMPLSSFSNDIAENNNKHKEQNNACKRENGQCNGKTKPIKDNDKVDL, from the exons ATGATCCTGCACGCCGTCAGGGCACGACTCATGATCAAGCGACCCACTGTGGCGTCATCACAAACGGGTAGATGGCGTAAACGACGCTCAAGTGCCGTAAGG ACTCTAGTTGCTGAGACCCTTGTGCTAGCCAAGACGCATGGCTACGTGGAGAAGATTGAAGATGAATTAGAACGGGAATTACAAAGGGACATCAGAGATCCGCCCGAGGAAAAATTCCACAg ATGGCGACGCAAGGGGGACGCGATATTCAAGAGCAAACATGTTTTATTGGCTGTAGTTATAATGTGCATAGCAGACTGCGCATTAGTACTTGGCGAACTAGCTCTCGATTTATATAAAGTTAAAG CAACATTGGATGATTCAGACAAACTCACAAATGAGACAGAACGCTTCCTCTCCGAGATAGTGATGTACCATCCGATTCTTAGCAACCGGTCAGTTAGCGACATCTATTCCATGCTTCTGGATGCTCGTATTATCTGGCCAATCAGGACGAATAACTCTACTGAGGACGATGACTTAACTGACATACCCATCGACTTTGTATGCCCTGATGAGCATTCGTCCATCAATGTGTCTAATATTTGGATCAGGGAGCAGTTAGTGAGAAAGATCAATAACTCATCTTTTGTAGCAGAAAACGTGGACTCATTTCCTCATTTGAAAACCAACCTTGAACTTATTGGGAATATTGCTAAAATTTTCCATTACTGCAGTATAACCCTATTAACAATCATCTTAATTGAG ACCATATGCAAAGCAATATGTGCCGGGAGGAGTTTCTTTCATCGAAAGATAGAG GTATTCGATGCATCCGTGGTGTTGATTTCATTTCTCCTAGACTTCTCGTTTCTGATGTTTCTGCCCAACATCGACACCAAGGATTTCGTGTTCATACTTGCCATTTTACTACCATGGAGAGTTATACGAGTGGTTGATA GTCTTATAGTTTCTGTGAAGGATCACGAACATTTCCGATTGAAACTGGTTTATAAACGTAAGAAGAAAATACAGGGTAATCTCAGGGATACAGAAGTGATGCTACAAAAATATATG ACGCAAGTAACCGCGCTTCAGCGTTTATGCATTGAGGAAGGAATTGATGAGTGGAAGGTAGACATGTATCTAAAGAATGAGGAATTATCTCTTCCGA CAACTCCTGCAAaacgcaaattaaaatttaaatttgacGATTCCATTTGTAATATGCAAAACCATAATCGTGGTCCACGTTGCTCACTTCCGGTTCTTGATTTCCACGGATTAAAGCTCCCATCCCGTCCCCGATTTACGCTACCAGGTGTTGCACAAACCATTAAACATCACATATCGAAGAATCTTCCAGGAACGCGACGTGCATCCTTGGCCGCTATGGAGCTTCATGCCACAAGTTATTCGAGTGGGGATTTATGCCGACGAAAGTTTGCATCGGATGATTTATGTACTATGCACGAAGAAGAATCCGAAAATGAAGATTCTCCGGAGTTATCAAGGGCGACGTCGGAATCTGGTGATGTTGTCAGCAGGGTATCAGTTTATGACTCTATAACGAGCGATGGAATATTTGGACACTCGGTTTCCAAAAATCGGATTGACGCGGGCAGTTCTGAAAGTACTGATGAAGAGTCGGATACCATGGCAAAATTTAAGGAGAAGGCTAAACGTCGCAATTCGGAATCAACGATTGACAAAAATAAAGTGTCCGTGAATTTCAACGAGTTTAAGAATGTTAAAAATTTTAAAACCCACGATGCAAAAACTTTGACTTCGCCACAAACGTCTGTCAATGGATATTCAGTCTCcgatttaaaatcaaaatgtgaTAGACAAAATGTGATTGACACAATGGTTTGTGAAACGATCGTGTCAATTGTAAACGAGACCGATACACATTGCTCCACTGAACTCATGCCGCTATCTTCGTTCAGCAATGATATTGCcgaaaacaataacaaacataaaGAACAAAATAATGCATGCAAGAGGGAAAACGGTCAGTGCAACGGAAAAACCAAACCAATAAAAGATAATGACAAAGTGGATCTTTAA